The following proteins come from a genomic window of Trifolium pratense cultivar HEN17-A07 linkage group LG4, ARS_RC_1.1, whole genome shotgun sequence:
- the LOC123921779 gene encoding peptidyl-prolyl cis-trans isomerase FKBP62-like, with amino-acid sequence MYMPEYAFGESGKPSSGDDGVVPPNASLQMDLGLVSWRIVSDITKERKVLKKILKEGGGYERPNDGAMVLGTVLLIKAFKGFCTLISFVKVRILCLHFL; translated from the exons ATGTATATGCCAGAAT ATGCATTTGGTGAGAGTGGAAAACCTTCATCAGGAGATGATGGTGTTGTGCCTCCCAATGCTTCGCTCCAAATGGATCTTGGGTTAGTCTCGTGGAGGATTGTATCTGACATTACTAAGGAGAGGAAGGTCCTTAAGAAGATCTTAAAGGAAGGAGGGGGATATGAAAGACCAAATGATGGAGCTATGGTTCTAGGTACAGTTTTGCTAATAAAAGCTTTTAAAGGCTTTTGTACTTTGATTTCATTTGTAAAAGTGAGAATATTATGTCTTCATTTTCTTTAG